TTCTGACAGTGGGCGCTCAGTCCTCGAGCTGGTCGTCGCTCCAGTCCGGGTCGTGGTCCCACTCCTCGTTGCGCTCCTCCACCTTGTCGAGCGCGCGCGAGGCCTCGGCCTCGGTGGCGTAGGGGCCCAGCCGGTCGGCGTTGCGGCAGCCGTCCTCGCCCTCGACCGTGTGGTGCTTCAGGCAGAACCAGAACTGGTGCTCACTCATCGCACGCCTCCTCCGCTGTCGACCGGGTGCCCGGCGGCACAGCCGATCGTTCCCTGTGCCCCGGAAACTACACTCGGGGCCGTGACCGTGATCGCTCCTGCCTCCATCTCCCCGCGGCGCGTCGTGCCCGCGCACATCGAGCGTCCGGAGTACGTCGACCGGCCCGCCCCGACGCCGTACGACGGACCGGAGGTCAAGGACGCCGACACCATCGAGCGGATGCGGGTCGCCGGCCGGCTGGCCGCGCAGGCGCTGCAGCTGGTCGGCGAGCACGTCGCTCCCGGCGTCACCACCGACGAGCTGGACCGGGTCGGGCACGAGTTCCTCTGCGACCACGGCGCGTACCCCTCGACGCTCGGCTACCGCGGCTTCCCCAAGTCGCTGTGCACCAGCGTCAACGAGGTGATCTGCCACGGCATCCCCGACAGCCGGGTGGTCGAGGACGGCGACATCGTCAACGTGGACATCACCGCGTTCCTCGGCGGCGTGCACGGCGACACCAACGCCACCTTCCTCGCCGGCGAGGTCGACGAGGAGAGCCGGCTGCTGGTCGAGCGCACCGAGGAGGCCCTGCGCCGCGCGATCAAGGCGGTCCGGCCGGGCCGGCGGCTCAACGTGCTCGGCCGGGTGATCGAGTCCTACGCCAAGCGGTTCGGGTACGGCGTCGTCCGCGACTTCACCGGCCACGGCATCGGCACCGCCTTCCACTCCGGGCTGATCGTGCCGCACTACGACTCACCGCACTACGACGACATGATCGAGCCGGGCATGACCTTCACCATCGAGCCGATGCTGACGCTGGGCACCCACGAGTGGGACATGTGGCCCGACGACTGGACGGTGGTCACCAAGGACAAGAGCCGCAGCGCCCAGTTCGAGCACACGCTGCTGGTCACCGACAGCGGCGCCGAGGTACTCACCCTTCCCTGACCGGCCCCGCCCACCGCCCGAGGAGATCGCGACATGAACACCTGGTTGACCGCGACGCTCGGCATCGAGGTGCCGCTGGTGCAGGCGCCGATGGCGCGGGTCACCGACGGCCGCTTCGCCGCCGCCGTCTCCGCGGCGGGCGCGCTGGGCATGCTGGCGGTCGGTCCGGGCGCGACGGCCGACTGGGTCACCGAGCAGGCGGGGGCGGCGGCCTCGGCCGGCAGGCCCTTCGGCATCGGCCTGATGGCCTGGGCCCTCGAGCACGACCCGGCGCCGCTGCAGGCCGCCGCCGACAGCGACGCGGCGTTGGTGTCGGTGAGCTTCGGCGCCCTCGAGGAGCCGGTGCGCCGGCTCCGGGCGGCCGGCAAGCTGGTGAGCACCCAGGTCGGCAACCTGGAGGAGGCGCGGCGCGCGGAGTCCGCCGGCGTCGACCTGGTGGTGGCCCGCGGTGGCGAGGCCGGCGGCCACGGGCGCAACGACGTCGGCACCCTGCCGTTGCTGCAGATGGTGCTCGACGTCGTGACGGTGCCGGTCCTGGCCGCCGGCGGGGTCATGAACGCGCGCGGTCTGGCCGCGGTCCTCGCCGCGGGTGCTGCCG
The DNA window shown above is from Nocardioides mesophilus and carries:
- the map gene encoding type I methionyl aminopeptidase, with protein sequence MTVIAPASISPRRVVPAHIERPEYVDRPAPTPYDGPEVKDADTIERMRVAGRLAAQALQLVGEHVAPGVTTDELDRVGHEFLCDHGAYPSTLGYRGFPKSLCTSVNEVICHGIPDSRVVEDGDIVNVDITAFLGGVHGDTNATFLAGEVDEESRLLVERTEEALRRAIKAVRPGRRLNVLGRVIESYAKRFGYGVVRDFTGHGIGTAFHSGLIVPHYDSPHYDDMIEPGMTFTIEPMLTLGTHEWDMWPDDWTVVTKDKSRSAQFEHTLLVTDSGAEVLTLP
- a CDS encoding NAD(P)H-dependent flavin oxidoreductase is translated as MNTWLTATLGIEVPLVQAPMARVTDGRFAAAVSAAGALGMLAVGPGATADWVTEQAGAAASAGRPFGIGLMAWALEHDPAPLQAAADSDAALVSVSFGALEEPVRRLRAAGKLVSTQVGNLEEARRAESAGVDLVVARGGEAGGHGRNDVGTLPLLQMVLDVVTVPVLAAGGVMNARGLAAVLAAGAAGAWAGTAFLTCRESGFPAGSRARLVAAGDTDTAYGRVFDVAQRAAWPREYGGRALRNAFFQAWVGREDELAADVDAMERYAEASRREDYDIAVIYAGQGAGLLDEETCVADVVAEFARAEELLRRVR